A genome region from Arachidicoccus soli includes the following:
- a CDS encoding helix-turn-helix and ligand-binding sensor domain-containing protein — translation MKIYLRLLFVFVMLTNICSAQNEIKPEVINYPNSVYKAEGQNWAITQDENHLLYFANNLGMLVFGGQNWSLYELPEQKIIRSIASDQKGRIYTGAFGEFGYWEKQPFGVYAYHSLNKLITDSIFNEEEIWKIIPRQEDVLFQSFSHIYFYKNNEIRSIAAPGTIMFVFLVRDKYYVDVLGKGIYYLDENYKLEPLTNSNLLNNFKINFILPYANNSLLIGTEKNGIYMFDGNNYSFFYSEDNEYLKTNEINNGIQLNDNLYAIGTISGGLILMNAIGKTINKINQGNGLQNNTVLNLLKDDANNCWLALDRGISQVVLKSDVEYYNDIKGKIGTVYSMKVFQGYIYIASNHGLFRGRFTDLATFDIDNLERFANISNQAWDLKVIDNQLFCGNNSGTLVISGSNYKWLLTTSGGWDLEPLRVNKNILLQGTYNGIAVYRKNKTGWYFSNFLTGVGLFPIKKLCIDSSGLIYAMHAYKGAYVIKPSTDYSSAIVVRELSKSIGFPKDSRMSFFYYKNQVLLSSANGIFKYDFNENKLIPETYLKKDFQEYFTSKIIINDSVYGYWLVNGTGSVTYKNNKSGAFQLYPFNSKIFSLVSGAENIIPFTNEKSFICGEEGFAVINKNRFNSKSEFPAPIITEVFISNKSHYFSLNNNSIENDNQIYLKYSQNSILIKYELPVYFKDVKFSYSLSRNSNESWSEWITSSEKEFSNLNSGRYYFKVKSNLSDSIATIIIDIANPWYFSTVAKVLYLILFFAIMFLLYMWHKKRLDKQHNTLTLKLEEAVLMQMQKNENEILKIKQEQLSSEVVHKSEDLATLAMDLIKKKNVLKRIKEHLDELKTSKNQSTIQSQLQKLSKSLDRHIKDEQNEWHLFDNGFNKVHEEFFDKLLKLFPNLTAQDLRLAAYLKMNLTTKEIAPLLNISTRGVEIKRYRLRKKMNLDEHENLSDFMIRL, via the coding sequence ATGAAAATATACTTAAGGTTATTATTCGTTTTTGTGATGCTGACCAATATTTGCTCGGCACAAAATGAGATTAAACCAGAAGTAATTAATTATCCAAATAGTGTTTATAAGGCGGAAGGGCAGAATTGGGCTATTACACAAGACGAGAATCATCTATTGTATTTTGCCAATAATTTGGGGATGCTTGTTTTTGGGGGTCAGAATTGGAGCTTATATGAATTGCCAGAACAAAAAATAATTAGAAGTATAGCTTCAGATCAAAAAGGAAGAATATATACCGGAGCTTTTGGAGAATTTGGCTATTGGGAAAAGCAACCATTTGGAGTTTATGCATATCATTCCCTTAACAAATTAATTACTGATTCTATTTTTAATGAGGAGGAAATATGGAAAATTATTCCCAGACAAGAAGATGTTTTATTTCAATCGTTTTCTCATATTTATTTTTATAAAAACAATGAGATAAGATCCATTGCTGCTCCTGGAACCATTATGTTCGTTTTTCTCGTTCGTGATAAATATTACGTAGATGTATTGGGAAAAGGTATTTATTACTTAGATGAGAATTACAAACTAGAGCCCCTCACCAATAGTAACTTATTAAATAATTTTAAAATAAATTTTATACTTCCTTATGCCAATAATAGTTTATTAATTGGCACTGAAAAGAATGGAATATATATGTTTGATGGGAATAATTATTCTTTTTTTTATTCTGAGGATAACGAATATTTAAAAACAAATGAGATAAATAATGGAATTCAATTAAACGATAATTTATATGCTATAGGAACAATTTCCGGTGGATTGATTCTTATGAATGCCATAGGAAAAACTATTAACAAGATAAACCAGGGAAATGGATTGCAAAACAATACTGTCTTGAATCTTTTGAAAGATGATGCAAATAATTGTTGGTTGGCTCTAGATCGAGGAATTAGTCAAGTTGTATTAAAATCTGACGTGGAGTATTATAATGATATAAAAGGAAAAATAGGTACAGTCTACTCTATGAAAGTGTTTCAAGGTTATATTTATATTGCTTCTAACCATGGGCTATTTAGAGGACGTTTTACTGACCTGGCAACATTTGACATAGATAATTTAGAACGATTTGCTAATATTTCTAATCAAGCTTGGGATCTAAAAGTGATAGATAATCAACTCTTTTGTGGGAATAATTCTGGAACATTAGTTATTTCGGGTAGTAATTATAAGTGGCTTTTGACTACTTCAGGTGGGTGGGATTTGGAGCCTCTCAGAGTGAATAAGAACATTTTATTACAAGGTACATATAATGGCATAGCTGTTTATAGAAAGAATAAAACTGGTTGGTATTTTTCAAACTTTTTAACTGGAGTTGGATTGTTTCCAATTAAGAAATTGTGTATTGATTCATCAGGATTAATCTATGCCATGCATGCATATAAGGGGGCGTATGTTATAAAGCCTTCGACTGATTATTCCAGTGCCATTGTGGTGAGAGAACTTTCTAAGTCGATTGGTTTTCCAAAAGACAGTAGAATGTCATTTTTTTATTATAAAAATCAGGTTCTTCTCAGTAGTGCTAATGGTATATTTAAATATGATTTTAATGAGAATAAATTAATCCCAGAAACTTATCTTAAGAAAGATTTCCAAGAATATTTTACTTCCAAAATAATTATTAATGATAGTGTTTATGGTTATTGGTTGGTAAATGGTACTGGCTCTGTAACATATAAGAATAATAAATCCGGTGCTTTTCAGCTTTATCCATTTAATTCAAAAATATTTAGCTTGGTTTCTGGGGCAGAAAATATAATTCCATTCACAAATGAAAAAAGCTTTATATGTGGAGAGGAAGGATTTGCTGTTATCAACAAAAATCGTTTCAATAGTAAATCAGAATTTCCAGCACCTATTATCACTGAAGTTTTTATATCTAACAAGAGTCATTATTTTTCTTTAAATAATAATAGTATTGAAAATGATAACCAGATTTATTTAAAGTATAGTCAAAATAGTATACTTATAAAATATGAATTGCCAGTTTATTTTAAGGATGTGAAATTTAGTTACTCTTTATCAAGAAATAGCAACGAAAGTTGGAGTGAGTGGATTACTAGTTCTGAAAAAGAATTTTCAAATTTAAACTCAGGCAGATATTATTTTAAGGTGAAAAGCAATTTGTCTGATAGCATCGCAACAATAATAATAGATATAGCCAACCCTTGGTATTTTTCTACAGTTGCGAAGGTTTTATATCTCATATTGTTTTTTGCAATTATGTTTCTTCTTTATATGTGGCATAAAAAAAGGCTCGATAAACAACACAATACACTTACATTAAAATTGGAAGAAGCAGTATTAATGCAAATGCAAAAAAATGAAAATGAAATATTGAAGATAAAGCAAGAACAGTTATCGAGTGAAGTGGTGCACAAAAGCGAAGATTTGGCAACATTAGCAATGGATCTTATTAAGAAGAAAAATGTACTAAAGAGAATAAAGGAACATTTAGATGAATTAAAAACATCTAAAAATCAGTCTACTATTCAATCCCAATTACAAAAACTTTCTAAGTCTTTGGATAGACATATTAAAGATGAACAAAATGAATGGCATTTATTCGACAATGGATTTAATAAAGTACACGAAGAATTTTTTGACAAGCTTTTAAAATTATTTCCAAATTTAACTGCTCAGGATTTACGATTAGCAGCCTATTTAAAAATGAACCTTACAACTAAAGAAATTGCCCCACTATTAAATATTTCTACACGGGGAGTGGAAATAAAGCGCTACAGATTGCGAAAAAAAATGAATTTAGATGAGCATGAGAACTTAAGTGATTTCATGATTAGGCTTTAA
- a CDS encoding fasciclin domain-containing protein: protein MKASNIKAFLVVCVGLLIGATSFAQKTKMVGGAAMYPSKNIIQNAVNSNDHTTLVAAVKAAGLVETLEGKGPFTVFAPTNEAFDKLPKGTVASLVKPENKALLTKILTYHVVPGKISSKDLMKWIKKGHGKTMLKTVEGENITAMENSKGIWLVDAKGNKAMITIADVNQSNGVIHVIDTVLMP from the coding sequence ATGAAAGCTTCAAACATTAAAGCATTCTTAGTTGTATGTGTCGGATTATTAATAGGTGCAACCTCCTTTGCACAAAAAACGAAAATGGTAGGTGGCGCAGCGATGTACCCCTCTAAAAACATTATTCAAAACGCAGTAAATTCAAACGATCACACGACCCTGGTGGCTGCTGTAAAGGCTGCTGGCTTGGTAGAAACATTGGAAGGAAAAGGACCATTTACGGTTTTTGCTCCAACAAATGAGGCTTTTGATAAATTGCCCAAAGGCACGGTTGCTAGCTTGGTAAAGCCGGAAAACAAAGCCCTATTGACTAAAATTTTGACTTATCATGTGGTTCCGGGAAAAATTAGTTCTAAGGACCTGATGAAATGGATTAAGAAGGGGCATGGTAAAACAATGCTTAAAACCGTTGAAGGTGAAAATATTACAGCTATGGAAAACAGTAAGGGCATTTGGTTAGTTGACGCCAAAGGCAACAAAGCTATGATTACTATTGCTGACGTAAATCAATCAAATGGTGTGATACACGTAATTGATACGGTATTAATGCCTTAA
- a CDS encoding DUF3109 family protein, whose protein sequence is MIVIDNVLISDEVISEQFVCDLSKCKGGCCEDGDAGAPLEENELKELDKNYEMVKEYMTVEGKAEIEKQGKYIFDKNFGWVTPTINHEICAYGYRDEKGIVKCAIEQAYNDKKLDWKKPISCHLFPIKIQQSKQDEDLEFVNYEPREDLCKAACKLGKSLKVPVYKFLKDSIIRKYGEEFYDSLDATAQHLNK, encoded by the coding sequence ATGATTGTAATTGATAATGTCCTGATTAGCGACGAAGTAATAAGTGAGCAATTTGTCTGTGATCTTAGTAAATGTAAAGGTGGCTGCTGTGAAGACGGGGATGCTGGTGCGCCTTTAGAAGAGAACGAGTTGAAAGAGTTAGACAAGAATTATGAAATGGTAAAAGAATATATGACTGTCGAAGGCAAAGCCGAAATTGAAAAACAGGGTAAATATATTTTTGATAAAAACTTTGGATGGGTAACGCCTACTATCAATCACGAAATATGCGCATATGGGTATCGTGATGAAAAAGGAATTGTAAAATGCGCTATAGAACAAGCTTATAATGACAAGAAATTGGATTGGAAAAAACCCATTAGCTGTCATTTATTCCCAATAAAAATTCAGCAAAGTAAACAAGATGAAGACTTGGAATTTGTAAATTACGAACCACGCGAAGACTTGTGTAAAGCAGCTTGCAAGCTTGGCAAGTCGTTAAAAGTACCTGTTTACAAATTTCTAAAAGACTCCATCATTCGCAAATATGGTGAAGAATTTTATGATTCTTTGGATGCAACAGCTCAACATTTGAATAAATAA
- a CDS encoding TrmH family RNA methyltransferase, producing the protein MTTERREKLERVLNNRQIDLTIVFENVQDPHNISAVLRTCESVGIQDIYILNHTIPLHPKFSKELGTRSSSSAWKWLSIHYFDNVADCVKDLKEKDFKLMATHLSSEAIDLYDVNFTEKIALVFGNERKGVSHQMLTFCDSNFIIPQVGIIQSLNISVACAVSLYEAFRQKKLAGHYHRKPSTNKRLQQLKIDWGLEEDK; encoded by the coding sequence ATGACAACAGAACGCCGGGAAAAATTGGAACGCGTTTTAAATAATCGTCAAATCGATTTAACTATTGTATTTGAAAATGTACAAGACCCGCATAATATTTCAGCAGTTTTACGTACCTGTGAATCAGTAGGGATACAAGATATTTATATACTCAACCATACAATTCCCCTACATCCAAAATTTAGTAAAGAGTTGGGCACTCGAAGTAGCAGTAGTGCTTGGAAATGGCTCAGTATTCATTATTTTGACAATGTTGCAGATTGCGTAAAAGACCTTAAAGAAAAAGATTTTAAATTAATGGCAACACATCTTTCTTCTGAGGCAATTGACCTATATGATGTAAATTTTACAGAAAAAATTGCGCTCGTTTTTGGCAACGAAAGAAAGGGTGTGAGCCACCAAATGCTGACATTTTGTGACAGCAATTTTATTATTCCCCAAGTGGGCATTATACAAAGTTTAAATATCTCTGTGGCTTGTGCAGTAAGCCTATACGAAGCATTTCGTCAGAAGAAACTAGCTGGCCATTATCACCGCAAGCCCTCTACTAACAAACGTTTGCAACAATTAAAAATAGACTGGGGGTTAGAGGAAGATAAATAA
- the thrA gene encoding bifunctional aspartate kinase/homoserine dehydrogenase I — translation MRVLKFGGSSVANADNIKKVAAIISHAKEGKKIIVVSAMSGVTNQLLHIGNTAAKADESYKTILQDLLNHHLNEAKKLLPVTTQSACLSSIMQLFNEIEEIAESVCHLKEFSPATKDRILSFGEILSSKIISAHFYSIGLKHVWMDTRELILTNSKFGAAEVKFAETNKLIKEKITHSEDDIFLAPGFIASNKRNQVTTLGRGGSDYTAAIFAAATNAELLEIWTDVSGMMTADPRWVSNAKPIPFISFKEAMELSHFGAKVIYPPTIIPAMQAGIPIKIKNTFSPNDEGTYISEQIEGEHADIVTGISSITEIALLSLEGSGMVGVPGISKVLFEALATAQINVVLITQSSSEHSICVAINANELERAKEVLDATFKNDIEAKRVEPIKEEKNLSIIALVGDKMKSHPGISGKMFSVLGRNGINVRAIAQGSSEKNISAVIAFDDVKKAVNVLHEAFFEKVYKQLNLFIVGTGNVGSRLIEQLKHQSDYLLKNLNIQLRVAGMANSRKMLFSDNGGIHLDSWKEDLNNGSKFEFEKFIQEIINSNLRNSVVVDVTANKNMAENYHLLLEKSIAVVACNKIACSSSFEYYKKLKLLSKEFNAPFFFETNVGAGLPIIGTLNDLLRSGDEIVKMQAVLSGTLNFVFNNYDGKKTFAKVVKQAQDEGYTEPDPRLDLGGTDVMRKIMILAREAGNEINMEDIANEQFLPASCFEGNVEDFYKELALNEDHFKKLYQEASDKNCKLKYVATFAEGKANVGLQAVNEQSDFYHLYGKDNIVLFFTKRYPDQPLVIKGAGAGAEVTASGVFADLIKAVS, via the coding sequence ATGCGCGTATTAAAGTTTGGCGGGTCTTCCGTCGCAAACGCAGATAATATCAAAAAAGTTGCGGCTATCATAAGTCACGCAAAAGAAGGCAAGAAAATAATCGTTGTTTCCGCTATGAGTGGCGTCACCAATCAACTGCTACATATTGGAAATACTGCAGCAAAAGCCGATGAAAGTTACAAAACTATTTTACAAGATTTGTTAAATCATCACTTAAATGAAGCGAAAAAATTATTACCAGTAACTACTCAAAGCGCCTGTCTAAGCAGTATCATGCAATTGTTTAATGAAATTGAGGAAATTGCAGAGAGCGTTTGCCATCTTAAAGAATTTTCTCCTGCCACCAAAGACCGCATCTTAAGTTTCGGAGAAATATTATCCAGTAAAATCATTTCCGCGCATTTTTATTCCATAGGCTTAAAACATGTTTGGATGGATACACGCGAGCTTATTTTAACCAATTCAAAATTTGGTGCCGCAGAAGTAAAATTCGCAGAAACAAATAAACTAATTAAAGAAAAGATCACTCATTCAGAGGACGATATTTTTCTTGCACCGGGCTTTATCGCTAGCAATAAGAGAAACCAAGTAACGACTTTAGGTCGTGGCGGCTCTGACTATACAGCAGCTATATTTGCAGCCGCTACGAATGCTGAATTATTAGAAATATGGACAGATGTATCAGGCATGATGACTGCAGACCCAAGGTGGGTTAGTAATGCGAAACCCATCCCTTTTATCTCTTTTAAGGAAGCAATGGAATTATCACATTTTGGGGCCAAAGTTATTTATCCGCCAACGATTATTCCAGCCATGCAAGCCGGCATACCTATCAAAATAAAAAACACTTTTTCACCTAACGATGAGGGGACTTATATTAGCGAGCAAATTGAAGGGGAACATGCAGATATTGTAACTGGTATTTCGAGTATTACTGAGATTGCATTATTAAGTCTGGAAGGAAGTGGAATGGTGGGCGTACCGGGAATTTCAAAGGTTCTGTTCGAAGCATTAGCCACAGCTCAAATAAATGTTGTATTAATTACACAAAGTTCTTCCGAACATTCTATTTGTGTAGCAATAAATGCCAATGAATTAGAAAGAGCAAAAGAAGTTTTGGATGCTACATTCAAAAATGATATTGAAGCTAAAAGAGTGGAACCTATAAAAGAAGAAAAAAATCTTTCTATCATTGCATTGGTGGGCGACAAAATGAAAAGCCATCCGGGCATTAGTGGCAAAATGTTTTCTGTACTGGGAAGAAATGGTATAAATGTACGCGCTATCGCACAAGGAAGTTCCGAGAAAAACATCTCAGCTGTAATTGCTTTTGATGATGTTAAAAAAGCAGTAAACGTATTACACGAAGCATTCTTTGAAAAGGTTTACAAACAATTAAATTTATTTATCGTAGGCACAGGCAATGTAGGAAGCAGACTGATTGAACAATTAAAACATCAATCAGATTATTTGTTGAAGAACTTAAATATCCAATTACGTGTTGCCGGTATGGCAAACAGCCGTAAGATGTTATTTTCTGATAATGGCGGCATTCATCTTGATAGCTGGAAAGAAGACTTAAATAATGGGAGTAAATTTGAATTTGAAAAATTCATTCAAGAAATAATCAATAGTAACCTCCGCAACAGCGTGGTAGTAGATGTTACAGCCAACAAAAACATGGCTGAGAATTACCATTTGCTTTTAGAAAAAAGTATAGCCGTTGTTGCATGTAACAAAATTGCTTGTTCCTCTTCTTTCGAATATTACAAAAAGCTAAAATTATTATCTAAAGAATTTAATGCACCATTCTTCTTTGAAACGAATGTGGGCGCAGGACTTCCGATCATTGGAACATTGAATGATCTACTTCGCAGTGGCGATGAAATCGTGAAAATGCAGGCGGTATTATCTGGTACTCTAAATTTTGTGTTTAATAATTATGACGGGAAGAAAACATTTGCAAAGGTCGTGAAACAGGCACAGGATGAGGGTTATACAGAACCCGATCCAAGATTGGATTTAGGTGGCACGGATGTAATGCGAAAAATAATGATCTTGGCTCGTGAGGCAGGCAACGAAATCAACATGGAAGATATTGCCAACGAACAATTTTTGCCTGCATCTTGTTTTGAAGGAAATGTCGAGGATTTCTATAAAGAGTTAGCGCTTAATGAGGATCATTTTAAAAAATTATACCAAGAAGCATCTGACAAAAACTGTAAATTAAAATATGTAGCCACTTTCGCGGAGGGCAAAGCCAATGTGGGTTTACAAGCCGTAAACGAGCAATCTGATTTTTATCATTTATACGGAAAAGATAATATTGTATTGTTTTTTACAAAACGTTATCCAGATCAACCATTGGTAATTAAAGGCGCCGGCGCTGGTGCAGAAGTGACAGCTAGCGGTGTTTTTGCCGATTTGATAAAAGCGGTTTCATAA
- a CDS encoding homoserine kinase gives MKSCTVYAPGTVANLVCGFDILGLCLSSPTDKMEVKLLNERKIIVKSADGYPLPEDPALNTAGAPLLEIIKDINENIGFEVLIYKNIKPGSGVGSSAASAAGAVVAANHLLGNRFSKEQQIQYAMFGEKVASGVKHADNVAPCIYGGITLIRSINPLDIIPLPAPDLYVTVVHPQIEVRTADARAILKHQIELKNAIKQWGNIAGLVAGILKNDVELIGRSLEDHIIEPIRSQLIPGFAELKQNCLSAGALGGGISGSGPSIFMLSKTEETAIKVEAEMQKIYTNLQVDYHTYISKINKQGCTIE, from the coding sequence ATGAAATCTTGTACTGTATATGCTCCGGGCACTGTGGCTAATTTAGTATGTGGCTTTGATATATTAGGCCTTTGCCTGAGTTCGCCTACAGATAAAATGGAAGTAAAACTTCTAAATGAAAGAAAAATAATTGTAAAAAGTGCTGACGGCTATCCTTTACCAGAAGATCCAGCTTTGAATACTGCAGGCGCTCCATTACTTGAAATCATTAAAGACATAAACGAAAACATAGGCTTTGAAGTTTTGATTTACAAAAACATAAAACCGGGTAGTGGCGTAGGTTCTAGCGCAGCCAGCGCAGCTGGTGCAGTCGTAGCGGCCAATCATTTACTAGGCAACCGTTTTAGCAAAGAACAACAAATTCAATATGCCATGTTTGGCGAAAAAGTAGCAAGTGGTGTTAAACATGCAGACAATGTAGCTCCTTGCATTTATGGAGGCATTACATTAATTCGTTCCATCAACCCTTTAGACATTATTCCTTTACCTGCTCCCGATTTATATGTAACTGTTGTGCATCCCCAAATAGAAGTACGTACAGCAGATGCACGCGCCATTTTAAAACATCAAATAGAATTGAAAAACGCCATTAAGCAATGGGGTAATATTGCAGGTCTGGTAGCCGGTATTTTAAAAAACGATGTTGAGCTTATTGGTCGTTCATTGGAAGATCATATTATCGAACCTATAAGAAGCCAATTAATTCCCGGCTTTGCAGAATTAAAGCAAAACTGTTTATCTGCAGGAGCTTTAGGCGGCGGTATTTCCGGTTCAGGGCCGTCTATTTTTATGCTTAGTAAAACCGAAGAAACAGCCATAAAAGTAGAAGCAGAAATGCAAAAAATATATACCAATTTACAAGTGGACTATCACACTTATATTTCTAAAATAAACAAACAAGGATGTACGATAGAGTAA
- the thrC gene encoding threonine synthase, with product MRYYSLNKKSPSVSFKEAVVSGQAPDRGLYFPEKIPALSTNLKENLSNLSKEDISFEVMKPFVDKDLPDNELRRIVSETINFPFPLVTINENISSLELFHGPTYAFKDVGARFMSRCLGYFNQNNHRKTTILVATSGDTGGAVANGFLGVEGVEVIILYPSGKVSPVQELQLTTCGQNITALEVKGTFDDCQAIVKEAFTDNDLNDKYQLTSANSINVGRWLPQQLYYFFALQQWKEKEPPIVCVPSGNFGNICAGVLAHISGLPVKHFIAACNANDTVPEYLATEKYPEKKSVATISNAMDVANPSNFIRVMELFHQQLPELKKSFSSVSISDNITRKTITRVFDETGYMLDPHGAVAYHALDNYLQKNKNTKGFILETAHPVKFPDVVEDLLQVKIPLPEEAKHLFEKEKKSILMEASFEKIKEWMMGR from the coding sequence ATGCGCTATTATAGTTTAAATAAAAAATCTCCTTCAGTAAGTTTTAAAGAAGCTGTCGTGAGCGGGCAAGCTCCTGACAGAGGTTTATATTTCCCAGAAAAAATTCCTGCACTTTCTACAAATCTGAAAGAAAATTTATCTAATTTATCTAAAGAAGATATTTCATTCGAAGTAATGAAACCTTTTGTGGATAAGGACTTACCGGACAATGAGTTAAGAAGAATTGTATCAGAAACTATTAATTTCCCGTTCCCTCTTGTGACTATAAATGAAAACATTTCTTCGCTCGAATTGTTTCATGGCCCTACTTATGCTTTTAAAGATGTTGGAGCAAGATTCATGAGTAGATGCCTGGGGTATTTTAATCAAAACAATCATAGGAAAACAACCATATTGGTCGCTACTTCCGGAGATACAGGGGGTGCTGTTGCCAATGGATTCTTAGGTGTGGAAGGCGTGGAGGTTATTATATTATACCCTTCGGGAAAAGTAAGCCCAGTACAAGAATTACAGCTAACTACCTGTGGGCAAAATATTACTGCACTTGAGGTAAAAGGTACATTTGACGATTGTCAGGCCATCGTAAAGGAAGCATTTACCGATAATGATTTGAATGATAAATATCAATTAACCTCAGCAAATTCCATCAATGTTGGCAGATGGTTGCCACAGCAATTATATTATTTCTTTGCCTTACAACAATGGAAAGAAAAAGAACCGCCAATTGTATGTGTTCCTAGTGGCAATTTCGGCAATATCTGCGCAGGCGTCTTGGCACATATTTCCGGCTTACCGGTAAAACATTTTATTGCGGCATGCAATGCCAACGATACTGTTCCAGAGTATTTAGCAACAGAGAAGTATCCTGAAAAAAAATCAGTTGCTACGATATCTAACGCAATGGATGTGGCCAATCCAAGTAATTTTATTAGGGTGATGGAATTGTTTCATCAACAGCTTCCAGAATTGAAAAAGTCATTTAGCAGTGTTTCTATTTCTGACAATATCACAAGAAAAACCATAACTAGGGTTTTCGACGAAACAGGCTACATGTTAGATCCACACGGGGCTGTAGCTTATCATGCGCTTGACAATTATTTACAAAAAAATAAAAATACTAAAGGATTTATTTTAGAAACTGCGCACCCAGTAAAATTTCCTGATGTAGTAGAAGATTTGTTGCAAGTTAAAATCCCATTACCAGAAGAAGCTAAACATCTTTTTGAAAAAGAAAAAAAGAGTATCCTTATGGAAGCAAGTTTTGAAAAAATAAAAGAATGGATGATGGGAAGATAA
- a CDS encoding glycosyltransferase family 2 protein has product MLCDEIITTNSLSPFFSVVITTYNRSTLLKRAIDSLIAQTEKDWEVLIIDDGSTDDTPVQALKYLSKTIKIRYVQQKSLGYAGAKNTGILLSLGKYITFLDSDDEYAPTHLELRKKIIQEAACVDFLHGGVKIIGSSLVPDKNNYGRMINLSECVIGGTFFIRKQLALSIGGFPKIPLGSDAALFENICKTKSTIIKTEIPTYIYHRETENSITNNLAKIRSLPVNS; this is encoded by the coding sequence ATGTTATGTGATGAAATAATTACGACAAATTCACTCTCTCCTTTTTTCTCTGTGGTTATTACTACTTATAATAGATCAACTCTTTTAAAGAGAGCAATAGATTCTTTAATCGCCCAAACCGAAAAAGACTGGGAGGTCTTAATTATTGATGATGGAAGTACAGATGACACCCCGGTTCAAGCGCTAAAATATCTTTCTAAAACAATTAAGATAAGATATGTTCAACAAAAATCTTTAGGCTATGCAGGAGCCAAAAATACAGGTATCCTTTTGTCATTGGGCAAGTATATTACATTCTTAGATTCTGACGACGAATACGCACCTACGCACCTCGAACTAAGAAAGAAAATCATTCAAGAAGCAGCATGTGTGGATTTTTTGCATGGTGGAGTGAAAATAATAGGCAGTTCTTTGGTTCCTGACAAAAACAATTATGGCAGAATGATTAACCTGTCTGAGTGTGTTATTGGTGGCACTTTTTTTATCAGAAAACAATTGGCTCTTTCTATAGGAGGCTTTCCTAAAATACCACTTGGTAGCGATGCGGCTTTATTTGAAAATATCTGCAAAACAAAGTCCACGATTATAAAAACTGAGATCCCCACATATATCTATCATAGAGAAACAGAGAATTCCATCACAAATAATCTTGCTAAAATAAGAAGTTTGCCTGTAAACAGTTAA